The DNA sequence TGCCTTGAAACAGCAAGGTGTCCGACTCTATTTGGCGATTTTGGATAATCACTCCAGCAAGCAGCTTGCAGTGGAGACGGAGCAATTAAATCTATTGGTAGACCGTGTCGAAGCGACTGTGTCGAAAATGAGGGGTTCCCTTGCGTTGGCTTTGGACCAAGCGGCTGCGTCGGAGCAGCTTGCCCCAGAAGTCTCTTTAGAGGCGATTGAGCTAATGTCGATGGATGCTAAGCAAGTGATTCGTGACCTCGATGTTTGGCAAGAAGAGTTTGATGGTCTTGGTCAGGAGTTTTCGGACCTGAAACGTCAAGCTAAAACCTAATGCGATGTATTGGATAAAAGCGCAACCTTATGGCTGAAGAAAAACCGCTATTTCTAATTGACGTTGATCGTGCGATCGAGGGGCTGCTCTCGTCTTCCCCGGTCAATGGCGACGCGGGATCAGCCAGAGTGCAGTCTATGGTGATGTACAGCGTTGATTTGGCAAATGCCCTTGACGGAGCTGGGCTAGATGCATTAAGTGGATTCGCCAATGCCTTGTCCGAGAGTTTTGTTGCCAATCGGCCCCAAGCATTTTTGTTAATTCCAGAGTTAATTACTTTAGTCAATGCAGAAGCGGCGTTGATTCATCCGTCTAGCAGCACCCAGGCGCCAGTCAGTCTTGAGCGCTTAAATCAGGCCAAAGCCGATTTCGAGAAAAAATTAAGCCAATTAAAAGAGGGCGTACCCATTTCGACGGAGCCATTGTCAATTGCTACCCCGCCGTCTGATGTGATGGTAGAGAAAGTGGAGCCGCAGGCTTCGCAAATGGCGCCCATCGATGAAGATGAATACGTTGATGAATTTCCGAATCAGGAATTTTCTTCGGAGCTCAAACAGCGCTTGCGTGCATTCGAAAAGCCCGCAGAGCCTCAAGCTCAATCAGCAGCAGCTCAATTTGCAGCAGACGAACGCAGGGATTTTGAGTCGGCTGGCAATGAAGACCACGCTGTTCGTGACCTCAATCGGCTTTTTACGCCACGGCAAGATTCGCCGCCCGCCGTTATGCCAGGGGCTGCGCCAAAAGCATTTTCAATGCCCGAGGGAGCGCCCAAGCCGATTGATCGGGCAAGTACCTTTGATTACTCGGCCCACACACGGTATCACGATCGGCATTACGTTTTAGACCGCGCAAGCAATTTGAATCGACTACAAAAAGCCCGTAGCTTAGCTGGTCAGGGGCAAAGTTGGAGCGGGGTTGAGCTCGACTTTGTACTGAGCAAAGAGCAGGATGAGTTAATCCATGTAGGGCAGCAATCGTTACGGCATATTTTTGATAATTTGACGGATGAGCTTTTAATTGATGAGGTGTATGCCGATGCAGACATAGCCCAGCAACTTCTCACGATTCTCAGTATTTTGCCGCCATGCCCCAGTATTTTTGCGGTTCAGCAAGGGTTGATGATCTTCATCGACCTCGATCACATTTCCTTATCGCAAGAGCACCTGTTGGCAGTGGGAAGCATGATGGCTGAAATCGGTGGCTCTTTAGAGGTGCATCACGAAGGCGTCCGTTTATCGTGCCCATCGAGTCTCTTACGAATGCCGATGGCGTATTTTTCACGCCATGGAAATTACTATGCTGTGTCGGCGATTCAATACTTAGGTGAAGAGCAACTGGACAAAGCCTCTGACTCTAAAGTGGATTCGATTGGTGAAATCATTCATCCAGCCAGAAAGATTGCGGTCCGCGCTGGACTCGAGACCTACTGGCTGTATGCCCACGAATTTTTGGGCGTGGAAAACATGAATATCCATCAAAATATTCCTGCGGTCTTGGATCGACCCCATTGGCTTGCTGGCGTTGCTCTGGATGGGGCCAATAACGTCTATTCTTGGGTTGCGCTCGAGAGGTACATCAAATAATGCGTGGCTTTCGGGTTCCGCTTTGTATTGGCTTACTACACTGGTTCTTGGCGATTTCAGCCCAGGCCGCACTGACGCCGGACTTAGAGGCTTCAATTAAGCGCTACATTCAAAAAAGCCCTAGCGTCAACGGCTTGCGAGTGGAGGTTCAGTTGATTGAGCCCAATCAGGTGATTCCACCCTGCATCGGCGGCTCGATTGAGATCATCACGCCCCCCGGCGTCCGGTTGTGGGGCAGAAGTTCCCTGCAATTGCGCTGCGCCAAGGCCTCGTGGATGGTGAATGTGCCATTAAATATCCGTGCGTACGGCGATTATGTGGTGGCTAGTCGCTATCTCCCTTTCGGGCAAAAGCTGGAAAGTGGCGATATTCGGGTGATTGAGGGCGATTTAAGTATCCTGCCCGACGATGTCTTGAGAACGCCTCGGGCAGCCTTTGATAAGGTTTTGGGTCGCCCACTGCAAATGGGTGCCCCGATTGGGCTAAACGATTTAAAGGAATCTGCCGTAATCAAATCAGGAGACCCTGTTTTGATCCAGTTGGTCGGCAAGGGCTTTCAGGTATCGGGTGAAGGAACCGCGCAAAGCTCTGGCATGGTTGGTGATATGGTGCGGGTGCGCCTGATGGATGGCCAGACCTTGCAGGGTAGGGTATTAAGACCAGGCGTGGTTGGGGTTAATATAGAGTGAGTAGTGACTTACTTTATGCGGTACAGTAGCATTTAGGAGCAGTTGGCTTGTAAAATGCAGGTAAAGCAGTAAACAGGAGAAGACGATGAAGATTAATGAGAATGCACCACTGATTCCGCCACAGTCCGGAGTGGGTAAAGCCACCCCAGGTTCGAACTCGTCCGCTGTAAATCAATCTTCTGCCAAAGCGACTGCTGAAGCGGTTCCGGGCCCAGCGGTTAATCTGGATATTAGTTTGACCGCTAAATTGGCTGAAGTGCAAAGCGATTCCAAAGCCAACAAAGCAAGTGACCAGGCCTTAATCGAAAAACTGCGTGCCAAGGTTGCTGCAGGTGAATTCGAAATCGATTACAAACAAATCTCCCAAGCCATGCTCAAGGATGTGGTTGCTGCGATTGGCCAAAAGCCAAACAGCATCTAAGTCGCGCTCGATCCTGCAGGCAACGCTCACCACGCGTTCACCCCACTATGACCGATTTCACCGGCACAATGCCATTTGATGCATTGCATGCATTTCTAGAAAAAATTGATACTGCTGTTCGGGACTTGCGTTCCGCCCTCGAGGCCAATGACATGGATCGCTTGCCAGCCGCGCTTGAGCTCACCAATGCGGCTTTAGAGTCGATCAATGGGTATCCCGGCGGCGCAGAAAAACTCAGAGGAGATATTAATCAATTCCCAGAAGATCAAAAAGAGCAGTTATTAAACTTGCTCAATGAAACGTCCACCAACCACCAAATCAATGGCGATCTAATACGCCTTGCGATGCAGCGCAGCGCTGCCATGCAGTCCTTTATTGCGCAGCAAGCCCCGGGCGCAACCTATGGCAGCGACGGCGGCGTTCCTGGCTCGGTTGGTGGGGTATTATCCCGCAAGGTTTAGTAGGTATTCATGCCCGTCTAAGGCGGGCTTCCATGGGGTAAACATTCGTATAATTGGGGTTTGCCCAAGCCCCAATGGCGATTCTGCTTGATGGCGGCAAGGGGCCACTTGAACTGCAATCGATGCCATTTAAAATTTACCGACCCGACGCTGGCGACATTGACCCTAAATACGCATTAGATAGTCGGTTTTTGTACAAAAACCTGGAAAAATTCTTTTCCCCAGCCCCAGTTTCCGCCATCTTCAATACCAAATCGTCACAATTGCTGCCAGTAAGTGTGGATGGCATCGACGCTAAAACGGGCTTTAAGTTCAAGGTGGAGGAGCCCCCTAAAAATGGGGTCCACGCATTCATCAGCGACCCTTGTATTTTTGTATCTGGCCTTGAGCTGGGTAAATTGCAATTTCCGATGCAGGGATTGAGGCTACTCGATAACGGATTACTGGCATGCGATATCCCCAAAGCAGTTAATTTAATCCAGCGCCGCGATGATTTTAGGGTTCCCGCCCCGCCCGATAGGGCATTTAAGGCCTTGATTTATTTCAGTGTCGGCAAGGAAATGATTGCAGACATTATTGATATTTCCGATAAAGGCATTCAGTTTGATTTGCGCCTCGGTGCCACCGAGCTGGAGGTCGGGACCATTTGGACCAGTTGCACCTTAGAGCGATTGCAAGCGCGAACCGCCAAGTTTGATCTCATCATCCGAAATGTCAGACCGAGCCTATTAGAGGAGTCGCGAGTCCGGGTAGGGTGCGAGTTATATCAGCCTACGCGCTTGAATCTAAATGAGTTTGCCAGTACAAGGACGGCCATTCAGAGCTCCCGAGTCAACCATCGAATCAATTATTGGTACCAAGATACCTCGTGGTGTTGATTTTCTGGCGCCAATTGTGACAAAACAGCAATGCGACGAGTATGGCTGGCAAACTATAATGGTAATTATTTAATCATCTATTTTGGAGTTCGTTTCCATGGGTTACGGCGCAATTGAATTAGGTCAGCTCAATATGCAAAAAGGCAAATTTGATGTTGCCTTTGATATTTTGTACGACTGTGCGGTCAACGACCAAAATGACGATGCCGTTTTCCTGATGACCAAAATGGTGTTCGACGGAAACCTCTCTCCGGAGCACATTGAAAAATTCTACGAATTGCAAAATGGACATACCAGCCTGGGTAATGGTTATGCGCTCTTTAATGTGGGCTTGATGCACGAGCGCGGCCTTGGCAAGGTGGCCCAGAATTATAAAATTGCGGTCGAGTATTACCAAAAAGCGATTAAAGAAGAGGTAAAAGACGCTTACTGCAATTTAGGCAATATCCTTGCCCTCGGCTTAGGAATGGAGCAGGGGGTTCCAAGGGATGTAAAGATGGGCGTGAAGTACCTTGAAGTAGGGGCTGCAGAGGGAAGTCGGCAGTGCGCTTACACCTTAGGCTCACTCTACGGTAAGGGTGAATTTATTCCGCAAGACCTTAAAAAAGCCTTCTACTATCTCTCGCTAGCAGCGCTGCAGGGGCATGATCAAGCAAAACGGGTGCTGCATATTTTTGTACATAGCCATAAAGAAAACTATGACGAAGAGATGACGGCTGCGGAGTTGCAGTTTGGCAAGATACAAAATCTCCGCATGCTGTATAAGTGCATGTAAACGGCTGGCAATGGAGGTCCGTTTGACCTCATAGTTGCAGCCTGCTGTAGTATCCACACCTTTGATTGGCCCCCCATGCAGTTTGATAATTCGCGCTTAGATATTGCTACCTTAAACCTTAGAAAGGGTAGATACGCTGCCGCATTCGAGATTTTCTTTGAGCTCGCGGTAAACGAATTCGATCAAGAGGCTCAATTTGCTTTAACCAAGATGTGTTTTGATGGGCATCTTGATGCAGAGCAAATCCATAAGTTATTTACTTGGGTGAACTCCAACAGCAGCCTGGGCAATGGCTATGCCCACTTTAATGTGGGCCTCATGCACGAGCGCGGTATGGGGGAGATTAAGCAAGATTACAAGACGGCGATTGAGTATTACGAGAAGGCAGTTAAAGAAGAGGTACACGACGCCTATTGCAATCTCGGCAATATCTATGCACTTGGTCTTGGTGAAGAACAAGGCATTCCAAGGGATATTTTTAAGGGCATTGCGTATTTGGCGGAAGGGGCCCAAGAGGGGAGTCGCCAAGCTGCGTACACTCTGGGCTGCTTATATGAAAAAGGGGAGTACATCCCTCAGGACCATAAAAAAGCCTGCTACTACCTGGTGCTCGCCACCTTACAAAAGCATGATCAAGCCCACCGGGTCTTGATTATGTTTCAGCACGCCCACAAAGGAAATTACGATCTCGAGTTTGATGCGGCTGAGGCGCAGTATGGAAAAATCCAGAACATGCGCAAACTGTATCGCTGCCTGTAAAGGGCTTACACAAACCAATACTGGGCTTTAATACTAGGCCTTCAGCTTGGCCCGAATACGAATCATGCCTTGCGTATGAATTTGGCTAATGCGACCTGGGGTGATGTTCATCACCTGGGCAATTTCCCGATAGGAAAGGTCTTCCTGATAGTGAAGACCGAATACTAAGCGTTCATTTTCAGGTAATCCCTCAAGAATCACCGCAATGCGTTCGGCGAGCTGACTCATCGCAACCGCGCGCATTGGATCGGAATCCATGGCATCGGTGGGCAATAGATCATCGGATAGGTCATCCAGGGGCATCAGATGCACCATGTTGGCCATGATGGCGTGGTATGCCTCGATCGTGATTTCAGCGCCCGTCGCGATTTCCTTTTCGGAGGGGTGCCGACCTAAGCTTTGCTCCAGTTTGCGCGTGACCTTCTCAATGCCTTCAAGTTCATCCCGCTGATTGCGGGGAAGAATGTCATTTTTTCGGCATGAATCATAAATTGCGCCCCGAATGCGAGTGCGGGCATAGGCCTCAAAGGCAAGGTTGGCTTGCGGCTCATACCGATTGAGGGCATCCAAAAGACCAGTCAGTCCTTCTTGAATCAGATCATCGACTTCGACGTTGGGCGGCAGTCGCGAGCAAATTTGATGGGCAATTCGCTTGACCAAGGGCAAATGCTGCTCGATTGCTTGATTTATATCGATCGACTGGGCGTAGGCAGATGGCTTCAATCACAACTCATTTTGTGGGGGCACTTCATTCTATGCGACTTAGCTTGTGATGCGTGCAGAGATCGCCTTAAAAAATCCCATGGGCAACACAAACTCATGTGAATCCCCCTTGCTTACCGGGCTCCAGGTTAAATCATCGGGATCTTCCTCAACGCGCTCTGCGGTGAAGGCTTTGATCCACCCAATGAACTCCAGGGGCTGCTCTAGGGCAGAAAGCGAGGCGGTGTGGAGTTTCTCAAAGGCCTGCGAACCGGCGGCTTCATCTTCTCCGCCCACGATCAAGATCGAGAGCGGCTCATCCACTTGCAAAATCGCCATTTGACGAATCAGGACCATGGCTTTCTTGAGGGAGTCATGGTCGCTTGTCGTTACCAGAATGCGCTTAATGTTGCTGCCGTAATACGAAACAATGTTGGCTTGCGGATCAATTGTGGGAAAAATGATGTAGTCAATATCGATTTCATGGCTGACTAAACGTTGATCCAACTGCGGGTATTTGGCAAAGCGGTGGCTTACCTCGGGACGCAATTTAACGCTGGTTGCATACCAAAAATTCTCTTCAACCGCTTTAATGCTTCTGGGCAAGTCAACGGAGCTGGTAAATACTTGTCCTAAGTCATAGCGAATGGGGTATAAAAACCCCGACATGGTTTTGCGCTCCGACAGCGCAATCTCATCAATCAGTAGTACTTTGTGCCCTAAGTGCTTTACATTCTGTGCGGTGCTATGACCGAGGTGAATGGTTGAATCGGCATCGAGGGTGCTCGCAATGCAAATCACCCGCGCCAACTCGGCGCCGAAGATCGTACGTAAGCCTGCCGCTTGATCTGTACTGCTGGTGGCTGCTGTGTTCATGGATTTACTTTGCGAATCCAGTCGCCCAAGTGGTCTGAAAGCAGCGCAGGCACTTGTTCATCTGTAATCGAGAATGTTTCGGAGAAAGCACGTATGGCCATCGCGCGGTGACTCAAGTAATTAATATCCGGCTGGCTGAGGTCTTCTGGAACGCGCTGTCCATTGGAAACAAACAGCACGGATAAATCATGGCGAATCACACTATCAATCACGGGAGCGAGATGGGCGGCCTCATCAATTTTGGTGATGATCACTGAATCGAGTTTCTCGCCATTGGCATTGAGCATCGCTTGGTTATGCAGATTAATGACCTCTTCCTGGGTACGCAAATCAGTTGTCGAGCTCATGACCAAAATGCGCTTTGCTCTACTAGAGCCATGCTGCAGCAGCAGGGATTGCTCAATCATTAAGGTGTCGCGTTGGCTAACCCCGGCGGTATCCAGAATCACGATCTTGCGATTGGAAAACTCCTTAATCTTTGCAGCCAAATCCTCACTGTCTCTAACGGCCGTGAGCGACAGGCCCAAGATTTTGGCAAAGGTTTTGAGTTGCTCCTGAGCGCCAATACGGTAGGTGTCGGTTGTCAGGAGTGCAACTTGATTGCGGCCATAACGCAATACGCAGCGCGCCGCAATTTTGGCAACGGTCGTGGTTTTACCAACACCGGTTGGACCAATAAACGCAAATACACCGCCGCGATCAAAAATATCAAATGCATGGGATGTCTTGATCATGCACTTGACTTGCTCACGGGCATTTTTGATAAGGGCCGGAACACTCAGATCATCAGGCAGTTTGCGCGCAATTTCAGCGCACAGCTTGGGTGAAAAGCCGCTGTTTAGCAGGTGCTTCACAATTTCGGTAACGTGTTTATTTTCCTGCTGAATACTGCCCCAAAAATTACTGGCAACATGGGACTGCAGGAGGTATTTCACTTCACTGATTTCGGTTAAAAGCTTTTCGACCTTGGGTGAATTGGCCGATTCAAACTCACTTAGACTGGTTGCAACAGGCGGCACGCTTGGGGCGCTAGGAGCACTAGAGGCAACTTCTTTTTGCAATACTGCTTCGGAATTACGATGGGCTTGTGCTGCATTTTGCGCGGCCACCCTGGCGGCGTTTAGCGCTGCAAGATCATGCGTAGCCTTTGCATTTGCGGCGGCAGATGCATTAAATATCGCGTCATTATTGGAAGGATTGATCACGCTGCTGTCGTTGCGCTGTATGCGCTCAACATCATTAAATGAGGTTGGGAAAAATGCTTCGGAACCCGGTGCTCGAATGGGGCGACCCGCTCTAGCTGGGTTACGTCTGAGGCTCCCTACAGGAATATCGCTGCTGCGCACTTTTGGCTCGGGACTCTGCACACGGCGGGCAATGGCATTTTCAAATTTATCGGAGAGGCCAGATTGGGCCATGGACCGCTCTGAAAATGGACTGACTTCCGCATTGAAGGCATCGGCTACTTCCGAGTGGCTAGATAAATTGGCTAAGTCTTGCGAGGTGATGGCAATGATCTCGACGCCTTGGTCGGTGTCTTTCGTGGACAGCACCATCGCATCCGAACCCAATTCAGTGCGAATCAACTTTAATGCTTCGGCCGTATTGGCTGCGATGAATTTTTGAGGGCCCATGCTTTCGCTCCGGAGTAGATCTCTTGTATGGTGATTTTAGGGGTTTTTGCCCGTTTGGGAGCAAAGAACTTTGAAGAAAGCGAGATTGGCGGTAGGCGGTAATTCGCTTAAGGCCAGCACGATTGCTTGGGGGCAAACTCGGCGCGCTATTCTGGAGATGGTGGTGCGGGTTCGTGTGCCGCAAACGATCACTGGGGGCAGGTTTTGGTTCTCCATTTCCTGGACCCCTAGAATAACCTCTTCACCAAACAGGCGGGCCAATGAGGGCTCAATTAGCCCATCCGGCGCAATCGCGCCAGCGCCTATCGATTGTTC is a window from the Polynucleobacter difficilis genome containing:
- the flgA gene encoding flagellar basal body P-ring formation chaperone FlgA, whose translation is MRGFRVPLCIGLLHWFLAISAQAALTPDLEASIKRYIQKSPSVNGLRVEVQLIEPNQVIPPCIGGSIEIITPPGVRLWGRSSLQLRCAKASWMVNVPLNIRAYGDYVVASRYLPFGQKLESGDIRVIEGDLSILPDDVLRTPRAAFDKVLGRPLQMGAPIGLNDLKESAVIKSGDPVLIQLVGKGFQVSGEGTAQSSGMVGDMVRVRLMDGQTLQGRVLRPGVVGVNIE
- the flgM gene encoding flagellar biosynthesis anti-sigma factor FlgM, whose product is MKINENAPLIPPQSGVGKATPGSNSSAVNQSSAKATAEAVPGPAVNLDISLTAKLAEVQSDSKANKASDQALIEKLRAKVAAGEFEIDYKQISQAMLKDVVAAIGQKPNSI
- a CDS encoding PilZ domain-containing protein codes for the protein MAILLDGGKGPLELQSMPFKIYRPDAGDIDPKYALDSRFLYKNLEKFFSPAPVSAIFNTKSSQLLPVSVDGIDAKTGFKFKVEEPPKNGVHAFISDPCIFVSGLELGKLQFPMQGLRLLDNGLLACDIPKAVNLIQRRDDFRVPAPPDRAFKALIYFSVGKEMIADIIDISDKGIQFDLRLGATELEVGTIWTSCTLERLQARTAKFDLIIRNVRPSLLEESRVRVGCELYQPTRLNLNEFASTRTAIQSSRVNHRINYWYQDTSWC
- a CDS encoding tetratricopeptide repeat protein; the encoded protein is MGYGAIELGQLNMQKGKFDVAFDILYDCAVNDQNDDAVFLMTKMVFDGNLSPEHIEKFYELQNGHTSLGNGYALFNVGLMHERGLGKVAQNYKIAVEYYQKAIKEEVKDAYCNLGNILALGLGMEQGVPRDVKMGVKYLEVGAAEGSRQCAYTLGSLYGKGEFIPQDLKKAFYYLSLAALQGHDQAKRVLHIFVHSHKENYDEEMTAAELQFGKIQNLRMLYKCM
- a CDS encoding tetratricopeptide repeat protein — translated: MQFDNSRLDIATLNLRKGRYAAAFEIFFELAVNEFDQEAQFALTKMCFDGHLDAEQIHKLFTWVNSNSSLGNGYAHFNVGLMHERGMGEIKQDYKTAIEYYEKAVKEEVHDAYCNLGNIYALGLGEEQGIPRDIFKGIAYLAEGAQEGSRQAAYTLGCLYEKGEYIPQDHKKACYYLVLATLQKHDQAHRVLIMFQHAHKGNYDLEFDAAEAQYGKIQNMRKLYRCL
- a CDS encoding FliA/WhiG family RNA polymerase sigma factor, with translation MKPSAYAQSIDINQAIEQHLPLVKRIAHQICSRLPPNVEVDDLIQEGLTGLLDALNRYEPQANLAFEAYARTRIRGAIYDSCRKNDILPRNQRDELEGIEKVTRKLEQSLGRHPSEKEIATGAEITIEAYHAIMANMVHLMPLDDLSDDLLPTDAMDSDPMRAVAMSQLAERIAVILEGLPENERLVFGLHYQEDLSYREIAQVMNITPGRISQIHTQGMIRIRAKLKA
- a CDS encoding P-loop NTPase family protein, encoding MNTAATSSTDQAAGLRTIFGAELARVICIASTLDADSTIHLGHSTAQNVKHLGHKVLLIDEIALSERKTMSGFLYPIRYDLGQVFTSSVDLPRSIKAVEENFWYATSVKLRPEVSHRFAKYPQLDQRLVSHEIDIDYIIFPTIDPQANIVSYYGSNIKRILVTTSDHDSLKKAMVLIRQMAILQVDEPLSILIVGGEDEAAGSQAFEKLHTASLSALEQPLEFIGWIKAFTAERVEEDPDDLTWSPVSKGDSHEFVLPMGFFKAISARITS
- the flhF gene encoding flagellar biosynthesis protein FlhF; its protein translation is MGPQKFIAANTAEALKLIRTELGSDAMVLSTKDTDQGVEIIAITSQDLANLSSHSEVADAFNAEVSPFSERSMAQSGLSDKFENAIARRVQSPEPKVRSSDIPVGSLRRNPARAGRPIRAPGSEAFFPTSFNDVERIQRNDSSVINPSNNDAIFNASAAANAKATHDLAALNAARVAAQNAAQAHRNSEAVLQKEVASSAPSAPSVPPVATSLSEFESANSPKVEKLLTEISEVKYLLQSHVASNFWGSIQQENKHVTEIVKHLLNSGFSPKLCAEIARKLPDDLSVPALIKNAREQVKCMIKTSHAFDIFDRGGVFAFIGPTGVGKTTTVAKIAARCVLRYGRNQVALLTTDTYRIGAQEQLKTFAKILGLSLTAVRDSEDLAAKIKEFSNRKIVILDTAGVSQRDTLMIEQSLLLQHGSSRAKRILVMSSTTDLRTQEEVINLHNQAMLNANGEKLDSVIITKIDEAAHLAPVIDSVIRHDLSVLFVSNGQRVPEDLSQPDINYLSHRAMAIRAFSETFSITDEQVPALLSDHLGDWIRKVNP